Below is a genomic region from Pyrococcus kukulkanii.
TAGAATTTGAATTGCCTTCTCATGTAGAGGGGCTGCAACCAGTACCTTCATCTCTATCACCTCCTTTTAACTGCCATTAACATTATGTGATCTGACGCATCTTCGGCTCTATCAGCAATGTCACCAATCTTCGTGATTACTTGGTTCCAGATAAGCTTTGCGTATGTTGAAATATTCTTGTCAGAGAAAATTTTCCTAAGTACTTCATATTCAATTTTGTCAGCTTTCTCCTCTTGAATCTCAGTTTCTTTTGCCAAGTCTAATGCTTTGTCTACATCTTTTTCAAGGGCTAAAGCTGAAAGTTTTAGATATTCGAATGTTTTAAGTGAGTCATCGACGAGTTTGAGAAGTTCCTCCTTAAGATTTTCGGGAACGTTAGGTTTGGCAAAAATTAAGGTATGAGCGGCACTTTCTGCGGCATCTGCTATATTATCTATAAGTTCGCTAAGCCTTATGTAATCCCCTCTATTAGCTGGAATAAACGCTCCAGCATATAGCATTAATTCAATTTCCCTCCTAAGATCATCAGCTTTTCCTTCATTTCTCTCAACGTCTTTAAGTAAATCTTCAGCTTTTTTAATATCCCTATTCAAATATGCATGGAACATTTCCCTAAATCGTTCTAGTGTTTCTTCAACTGCGTTTAAATGATCTTCAATCTTAGTGAACACATCATTTTCCTTTCCGCCAAACATTATTCCTCAGCTCCTCCTTCGCTTTTACAAGTGCCCACAGGAGAGAATTCATTGGTGCTTCAAGATTAACGTACTTTCCGTATTCAACTATTTTACCACTTATATAATCTATTTCGGTTCGTTTCCCTCTCCATAGATCTTGGAGCATCGAATTGTAGTTATCCTTAGTTTGTTCTAAGGTTTGAAAAAACAGTTCCATTGGGGGAACTTCAAACTCTATACCATTCTGTAATGCAATTCTGCATCCTTCCTTTATAACTTCCATAGCTGCTGATAGTAGATATTGATTATCTTTTATGAGCCCATTCTTTATTTCCAATATACTACCAATTGTGTTTATAGCGGAGTTAACTATTGCCTTTGCCCATATCCATCCGATGATATTATCACTAGTATGAGTCTCGAGCCCTGCTTTATTGAATAGCTCTGCAACTTCTTCAACAAATTCATTGTGTCCCTGCGGGTATAAGCCTATAATTGTGATTCCTTTTCCCTTCCATTCAACGATTCCTGGTTCTTTAAGAATGGCACCATTGGTTGTAATTCCACCAATGGCTTTTCCTCCAACCCTTAATATCTTATCTTCGTTACCTATTCCATTTTGAATGCTTAAAACCCATGTTTCCCTAACGATGTCTTTTGCCGAGTTTAGCGCATCCTCAGTTGAGTATGCCTTTGTGGATAATATTATGAGATCTGGTTTTTCTTTAGGGATTGATGTTGTTGCATTAACCCTTATTTCCTCATTAATGATACCCTTTATGACTAAACCTCTTTCTCCGATAGATTTTACATGGGGATCTCTACCTATCAAAAGAACATCTACCCCTGCCTTAGCTAGAAGACCCCCAAATAGTGATCCTATTGCCCCTGCCCCAAGGATGTATACCTTCAATGTATATCCCCCATAGTAAGTTCCATGGGAATCTTTATAGGTTTCATCATATTCAAGTTCTTGGAACAGTTATGCTCCCTTTTGTCTATATTCCTTAGAAGTAGCTAAATCCTTATTTGTTTTAGTCATGATACATGACTATTGGAAAAATCACTTGGTCATAAGGGGGATCTCAATTTAAGTTTTGAAGAAAGACGGTAGAGATTTAAAAGGTATACCTCAAATATACATTGTGGTCATGAAGGAGGCAAAATATTGGGAACCCTTAGATGGTAAAAAAGTAAGGTGTAATCTCTGTCCCTTGAATTGCATAATAAATGAAGGAAAAAGAGGATCTTGCAGGGTTAGGATGAATATTAATGGGATGCTATATACCCTAAATTATGGAAAGGTCTCATCTATAGCTCTTGACCCTATAGAGAAAAAGCCCCTCTTCCACTTTTGGCCAGGTTCTTGTGCCTTTTCGATAGGTACTGTGGGTTGCAATATGCATTGTAGGCACTGTCAGAACTGGGAGATCAGTCAGGCTGATGAGACATTTCCGTACCTTCAGGATGCTACTCCTGAGGCGATAGTGAGGCTAGCGAAACATTATGAATGCGAGAGCATAGCTTACACGTACAATGAGCCGACGATTTGGTATGAATTCGTTCTTGATACTGCGAAACTTGCTAAAAAAGAAGGGCTGAACAACATTTTAGTTACAAATGGCTATATAAATGAAGAGCCATTCAGGGAGTTGGCTCCTTACATAGATGCCATGAACATTGACATAAAGGCTTTTGATGATCGGTTTTATATGAAAATAGCTAGCGTTCCTACCGGTGAACCAAGCAGGAAGATAGCTGAAATGGCAAAGAATGAGTTTGGAATTCATGTAGAGCTTACCTACCTAATAATCCCAACGTTAAATGATCGTGATGAAGAAATAAGGGCTTTTGCCCGTTGGGTTGTGAATAGCTTGGGTGATGATACTCCTGTCCATTTCTCAAGATTCTTCCCTCATTATAAATTATTACATCTCCCCCCAACTCCTATCGAAACCTTAGAAAAAGCTTATAAGATAGCAAGGGAGGAAGGGTTGAAGTTCGTGTACCTTGGAAATGTACCTGGACATAGAGGGGAAAATACATACTGTCCAAGATGCGGAAAATTGCTGATAGAAAGGTGGGGATTTGAGATCCTAAGATATGAAATACAAGACGGTAAGTGTAAATATTGTGGGGAAAATATCCCCGTAGTCGGAGAATATAAAAGGAAAAAGTATAGGGGAATGTGGTGGTAATATGATAAAATTAACTTGTACTTTTTATATTGAGGCCATGGGAAATGATAAGAAAGCTGTAGAAACTTCAATTTCTGAGATTGAAGAGAAGTTAAAAAAGGAAAAAGTCGAAATTTTAGGTACTAGAAGGGAGGATGTAATAGAGACTGAGGATCCTAAGTTTAGGTATTCGACAGTTCTAGAAGTTAGATTTAAAGGAAACTTACCGGATGTAATTAAACTTGTCTTAAAGTATGGGCCAAGTATTGTTGAGATTGAAGATGTTGATGGGAGTGAAATTGAAGCAGAGGAGTTAGTTAGTATACTTGCAGGTATCTCTGCATTTATGGGTAATCTTATGGAGAGATTTGGAAGCTTAGCTGCTTATCCAGACCTTTCTTCTCTTCCCACCCCTAAAGTAGGTTATGATGAAGAAGAAATTGAAAAAATGATTATCGAAAAGGGATTTATCAGGTACAGGTTCGTAATTGAGGCTTATGGTAAGAATAAAGAGGAAATCGAGGAGAACATGAAAAAAGCCCTATCATTAGAGGGGGCCTACATTAACAAATTTGTCTCTAAATTAATGGAGGAGGTTGAATATGAGGGAAAAAAGAGAGTGAAGCTTTTAATAGCCTTTGAACTATTATCTAGCATTGAAACTCTCTTTATATTAACAGCAAAGTATGCCCCTGTTGGTATAGTAATAGTTGAACCTGATGTAGTCGAGATGACTCCAAATGAGCTACAGAATTCCCTATCCGAATTGGCTTCTATGGTTAACGAATTAATTCATAGACACCTCTTAATGATGAATCAATGATATTATCGGCAAACACCGAAATTGCTGTAGACATGAGGAGAAGCTTCTCTTATTTATTACGGCAATTAGCGAGCTTTTTTAATCATAAGAAAGGGTCTGGAACCGAAAAGTATTTATACCTTACATGGACAGGATTTAAGTGAGCCCACCTAGGGCAGATACTACAACTTTAGGAGGTGTTTGGAAATGAAGGTTAAGAAAATCGCGGCACTTGCAGTTGGTGCCGCAGTGGCTGGAGCAACCCTTGGCATTGCTTCAGCTCAGGTTCAGGTTCCCGAGATCCCAAAAGAGTTCTTCGTTAAGGATGGTCAACCAAACGTTAAGATTGTTGTTGGTAGCGAAGGAGCTGCCATGGATGTTGTGAGTGCAGCTGACATTGCCGCTGCGATTGGAAGCCTACTCTACACGGAGAAGGACATTAAAGTTGAGGACGTTAGTGTCGTTGTTAAGAAGGACATAACAGAGCCACTTGGTAAGATACCTGTATTTAACAACTATGACACGAACTCAGCTCACTTGTACACTGAGGACATGAACCTTACTGATGTTGAGGCTTGGTGGAATGGAGCTGCATTCTCGGCAACATTTGACAACTCAGTTTGGGCTGATGCCCTCTACAACGCTAGTGAGGATACTGGTAACTACCTAAAGATGAGGGTTGACAACGTTGCAATGCTTGATGATACCGAGCTTTCAGCTGCACTTCAGCTCAGTGGAATTAGGCTCGTTGGCATAAATGAAACTGAAGAGAAAGACATTGAGGACTTCAAGGACTTCAAGGTCGAGGTTCCCGAAGTAGTTGCTAACATCTCATTTGTCATATACAACTACACAATTGAAGGTCCAACCACGACTGACAAGATAACCAAGGAGAGCACAACTCCAACAGACAACCTAATTACAAACTTAGTGCTCGACAACTCAACCCTAGGGGTCTACTACCCGGAGTATGATGGTTACACGATTATCAGTGAGTCTGTTGTAGATGACACTGGAGTTACTGACGGGACAACTCTCAAGATCTTGGACAAGGAGTTCCCAATAATAAAGGTCGGAGAGGACGTTGTAAACGGAAAAACATGTGACGATTGCTTCACCTACGGTAAGGACTGGGGAGAGGACTACTATAATAGAGGCCAGACTGCAGAATTTGATGGGTACAAGGTAACTGTCCTTGATATTGACGCTTACAAGGACAAGGCTCTCCTCAAGGTCGTAAGCCCAAGCGGTGACGAGGAGACAGTTTCACTAGCCCTAGAAGGTACTGAGTCAGTAGTTCTCTTCGGTGGAGGAATTAGGATTCAGCTCCTTGACACATTCGTCGGTGTCGCTGGAACGACAAGCGTTAAGCTACACGTCTGGACCGACCTTAAGGTCTTCAAGAGCGGTGATGAAGTAGTTTCAGGCTGGGTAGCAGAGTTCAAGGTCGAGGACGGGGCAATCAAGTGGCTCGCCCTTAAGAACAAAGAATCACTTTCAGGCGACACTGTAAAGCTCTTCGATACCTATGTTGTCGACTACAAGTCAACAATCTATGGGCCTAAGAAGAGATCGGATGATAAGAAGGCTTACGCAATGGAGGCTTATGTCTACATTGAGCCAGCTGAGAGGCAGTACGACGTCGAGACGGTCTCACTTGGAGACGAGATCAGTGACACTGGATACAAGGTTGAGGACATCAAGGTTGAATTCAGCCCAACTAAGGCTTACATAGCAAACAAGATTACTGAGCCAATAACAGTCCTTGACACCGAGGTTATGGAGCAGGGACTTGAGAACGTCAAGAGCAACCTTATCCTCGTTGGTGGTCCAGTTGTTAACAAGGTTACTGCCGCCTTGGCAGAAGATCTTGGAGTTCCAGCAGACTATGAGGGCTGGAAGGAGAAGTATGGCACCGGTGCTGAGAGCGGTCAGGTCATCTACAAGCCTGAGTGCAGCAAGATCGGCGGCTATGGCGTTGTCCTCGTCGCTGGTACTGACAGAGAAGGAACCAGAGCAGCTGCTGAGGCATTACTTGAGTACATTTCAAAGCTCTGATTCTCCAAACTTCTTTTCTTCATTATTAAGGAGGTTCTAAGTTGAAAAGGAGTATTCTGGCGGTTCTTTTATTTATAATTGTATTTGGGGGGGTTGTTAGCTACTATATATATGGCTATTCTAAGTTTAATGACGTGATTAACCCAAACAGGAAGATTTTTGCGAGTAAATATGTTGTCATTCAATATCCTCCTCTTAAAGATGTTGGACCTAAGTTCCTCGTTCTAAGTCCTGTAGAGTATGTTAATCTCACAGTTAAGGGGTGGGAGCCCCCTAAAGGATCCAAAGGGTACCTAATTGAAATAAAAGGATACATAACAGGGATCCCTGAGGTTGATTTGAATTTAACAATGTTACCTAAATATAATGAATTCACAATAGTAGTAGGATCTCCCGAAGTTAGAGTTTGTTCTTCTGACCCTGAGTCTTTCTTGGGAAGCTGTGAGGATAGAACACTAGCTGTCTCCGAAATTAGTATTATCACTTCGATGCTCTTTAAGAGGTATTACTATTGGGATGCTTTGAAAAAAGGACTTGATAATGAGTCCGCTAAACAGTATGCCTATGAGGAAACTATGAAAAGGAAAAATATAAGATACCTAAGCTTTTTAACGAAAGCAAAGATAGGACTTGAAAAACTTGGAAATAAGGAGAATCTTTGCATAGTATTAATGGGTCCAGCCGAGGGGGCCACTTCAAATGAGATATTGATACTTAGGCCTGGCCTTATAGTGCTAAAGGGCAAAACTGATGGTGCATTAAGGGCAGAGGCCGTATTAATTGAAAAGCTCCTAAATATCACGATCTCTTCTTAACCACTTTTGGGAAAACTTAAAAATTAACTCTCAATAGCCGGAGTGGGGGGTTAAAAATGAAAGTGGAAAAGGGAGATGTTATTAGGCTACACTACATTGGCAAGGTAAAAGAAACGGGAGAGATATTTGACACAACTTACGAGGATGTTGCCAAGGATGCTGGAATTTATAATCCTAAGGGAGTCTATGGCCCGGTTCCAATTGCCGTTGGAGCAGGTCATGTTATATCTGGGTTAGATAAGAGACTTATTGGCCTTGAGGTTGGGAAAAAGTACACTATAGAAGTCCCTCCAGAGGAGGGATTCGGAGTTAGAGACCCAAGGTTGATCAAAGTATTTACTCTTGGTCAGTTCAGAAAGCAGGGAATTGTACCCTTCCCAGGACTTGAGATAGAAGTGACGACGGATGATGGAAGAAAACTGAAGGGTAGGGTTTTAACAGTTAGCGGAGGAAGGGTTAGAGTTGATTTTAATCATCCCTTAGCAGGAAAAACGTTAGTTTATGAAGTTGAAATTGTGGAAAAAGTAGAAGACCCGATAGAAAAGATAAAAGCCTTAATAGAGCTTAGACTGCCAATGATTGATACCAAAGACGTTATGATTGAAGTAGGCGAAAAAGATGTTAAGATAGACTTCACTAGGGTCGAAATAGATCCAAAAACTCTCATTTTGGGAGAAATTCTCCTTGAGAGTGACATAAAATTCATTGGATATGAAAAAGTTGAGTTCAAGCCGACTGTGGAGGAATTACTTAAGCCAAGAGATCAGGTTTCTGAATCTGAGTCTGAGGAGGCCAAAAAAGAGGAGAAAGAAAACGGGGATAGCAATAGGGAACAAACACAATCCTCTTAAACCCTCTTCTTTTATCTTTTATCATGAGCAGGATTGAGAGACTATTAAATGATCTTAAAATAAGATTCCCTGAAAAGGATATTCAGAAAGCAGGTAATGTAATTCTAGCTTTTAGAGAGTTAGCTACCGTTCCAGTTTCCCCAGTATACCCTCGAGGCTTTCATCCTATTATAAGGCTAAAGAAAAGACTTGGGGGGATAGATAAAGAAGTTCTGATATCCCCAATTGACTTGGTAATAGTTACAAAAGCAAATATGCCAGCGTGGAGGAGGGTCTTTGATTTTCACTTGGACATAGATATCATTGAGAGAACATCAATAAGAGGTGTTGAAAGTCTTTTAATTGGTAATAGGGATAATTTGAGAAGGGTGTATTCCGTCCTATCAAACGTTATCCCGGCAATGAGAGAACCACCCAAGAAGCTGTATTCCTTCAGAGATGAAGTTTACCTAAAATTTGAAGGTGAGAGATTTGTAAAGCTAAGAATGATTGGTTCTACCCTTGAGTTGGGCTCCTATAATATACCGTTATCTCAATTATCGAGAATATTTGGGAGAGCAGTGTTCGTCTTAGATTCTCTGTTCCATGCAAAAAATGCTGCCTTCTATAGGTTACTTTTTGCAATTTCTCTTGGTACCTTTGGCCACTTTTATGAGTTCTTTATGAAGCATATATATCCGAAGTTACCTCTGGAGCATAAGGAGTTCCTGGAGGAAATGCATGATTACAGAAACTTTCTTCAACTTCTATACTTTCATCTTTCTAGGATGAACGTTGATAGAATTGAGAACGAAGTGGGAATCTTAATCAGGAGAAGATCCAGACCAGAAAGACCGCTTGAACTTGGTATAATCTTTAAAGAGGGTAGGGTAGATGTCTCAGATAGGATAATGAGAGCTCAAGTAACTCTCTTGGTGTAAGCTATGAGGGTGTTTATTATAAAAGCCAATGAAGCTCATACGGACTTTGATTTCAGTCTTAAGGATTTGCCAGGGACTAGTGGACGAATCGATTTAATATGTAGGGCATTAAATGCTGCATTCCATTTATCTCATTCTTTTCGTAAAAATGTTAGGGTTTATGTAACGTTTCTGGGACCTCCCGATCCTCCTAAGACTATAAGATTCGAAGGACCAAAGATAAGACCTAAGATTTTAAATCCTGATGAGATTTCAATTGCAAAGGTAATTGGAAAGGCATTGAAAGTTGGGAGGAATATAAGAAACCCCACTAAAGAGGTTGAAGTTCTTCCTGGAATTTTTATAAGTAGAATGACCTTTGAAGACGTTGTTAAGAGGAACGTGAAGATGAATCTTTATCTTCTTGAGGAGGGAGGTAAAGATATATCCAAGCTTGTGTTTCCAAAAGATAATTTAGCTTTTATCCTTGGAGACCACCTAGGCCTAACTAAGGAGGATCTATCATTCCTAGAAGGGATTGCTGAGAAAATAAGCATCGGGCCAAAGGCATACCTTACTTCCCATGTAATCTCGTTTGTTAACATTTATCTCGATAGAGTGGGAATCCCTTAGTCGAAAGTTTTATAAATATTTTATCGGATCCTCATTCAGGAACTTTCCTTCTATTCTGGAACAGCTACATTGAAGGGGTGTTGCACTTGACTGAGAAACTTAAAGGAACAACAACTGTAGGCATTGTTTGTAAGGATGGAGTGGTACTAGCTGCAGACAAAAGGGCAAGTTTTGGGAATATGGTGTACACCAAGAACGTCACTAAAATACATAAGATAGATGAGCACTTAGCCATAGCAGGGGCTGGCAGTGTTGGAGATATTCTTAACTTGGTGAGAGTATTGAGGGCAGAGGCTAAGTTATACAGGGCAAATGTTGGAAAGCCAATGAGTGTTAAAGGTTTAGCAACACTCTTGGCGAATATACTTAATGGAACAAAGTATTTCCCGTATTCTGTGTGGTTCTTAGTAGGAGGTTATGATGACAAGCCAAGAGTCTTTTCTGTGGATATGGTAGGGGGTGTTACAGAAGATAACTATGTTGCTGCTGGTAGTGGAATGGAATTTGCGTATTCGGTGCTTGACTCTGAATATAGAGAGAATATTGGGGTAAAGGAGGGCATTAAACTTGCTATTAAGGCAATTAATGCCGCAACAAAAAGGGATGTATTCTCGGGAGATGGTATTCTTGTAGTTACCATAACCGAGGAGGGCTACAGAGAACTCAAAAATTCGGAACTGAAAACCCTTCTGAGGCAGTGAGGAGGTGATATATTTGATTAAGAGAGAGACCCAAGTTGATCAGATATTGAAAGACATTAGAGCTATTGTTAGTCAGATGGTGCCTAAGGAAGCAAGAATTACTGAGATAGAGTTCGAAGGACCAGAGCTTGTAATTTATGTTAAAAATCCTGAGGCTATAATGAAGAATGGAGAGTTAATTAAGGACTTGGCAAAAGTTCTTAAAAAGAGAATAAGTATTAGGCCAGATCCTGAAGTTTTGTTACCCCCTGAGGAAGCTGAAAAAATGATCTATGAAATTGTCCCCAAAGAGGCTGAGATTACAAATATTTCTTTTGACCCTTCTGTTGGTGAAGTTCTTATTGAAGCCAAGAAACCTGGTCTCGTTATTGGTAAAAATGGTGAGACTCTTAGGCTAATAACTCAAAAGGTCAGATGGGCACCTAGGGTAGTTAGGACTCCTCCCTTACAAAGTCAGACGATATATTCTATAAGACAAATCCTTCAGACTGAGAGCAAGGATAGGAGAAAGTTTCTTAGACAAGTTGGGAGGAATATTTACAGGAAACCTGAATACAAAAGTAGATGGATAAGGATTACAGGTCTTGGGGGATTTAGAGAAGTTGGTAGAAGCGCTCTTTTGGTGCAAACCGATGAGAGCTTTGTCTTGGTAGATTTTGGAGTTAATGTTGCTGCAATGAACGATCCATACAAAGCCTTCCCACATTTTGATGCACCTGAGTTTCAATACATCTTAAAAGAAGGTCTATTGGATGCGATAATAATTACCCATGCTCATCTTGATCATAGTGGGATGCTCCCCTACTTATTTAGGTACAACCTCTTTGATGGTCCAATATATACTACCCCTCCCACTAGGGATTTGATGGTTCTCCTTCAGAAAGACTTTATAGAGATTCAACAAAGCAATGGTCAGGAGCCTCTTTATAGGCCTAAAGATATTAAGGAAGTCATAAAGCATACAATAACTCTTGATTATGGGGAAGTTAGGGATATATCCCCTGATATAAGATTAACTCTCCATAATGCAGGTCATATCTTAGGGTCAGCTATAGTTCATTTACACATTGGTAATGGTCTTCACAACATAGCAATAACTGGAGACTTCAAATTCATACCAACGAGGCTCTTGGAACCAGCGAATGCAAAGTTTCCTAGGCTCGAGACTCTCATTATGGAGTCAACGTATGGTGGGAGTAATGACATCCAAATGCCAAGAGAAGAAGCAGAGAAAAGGCTCATTGAAGTGATACATCAAACTATAAAGAGAGGAGGGAAAGTATTGATTCCAGCAATGGCCGTTGGGAGAGCCCAGGAAGTTATGATGGTTCTTGAAGAATACGCGCGGATAGGAGGTATTGATGTACCAATATACCTTGATGGCATGATCTGGGAGGCTACTGCTATTCACACGGCTTATCCAGAGTACTTAAGCAGGAGACTTAGGGAGCAGATATTCAAGGAAGGTTATAATCCATTCCTAAGTGAGATATTCCATCCAGTGGCAAACTCCAGGGAAAGGCAAGATATCATAGACAGTAAGGAACCTGCAATAATAATAGCATCCTCGGGTATGCTAGTAGGCGGACCTAGCGTTGAATACTTTAAGCAATTAGCTCCTGATCCAAAGAACTCGATAATCTTTGTAAGTTATCAGGCTGAAGGAACTCTTGGAAGACAGGTTCAAAACGGAGCTAGAGAGATTCCAATGATTGGGGAGGAGGGTAGAACGGAAGTTATTAAAGTGAACATGGAAGTGTATACAATAGATGGCTTTTCAGGTCATGCCGATAGGAGAGAGCTCATGAATTATGTCGCTAAGGTGAGACCTAGGCCCGAGAGAGTGATAACAGTCCATGGAGAGCCTCAGAAATGTCTTGATCTTGCAACAAGCATACATAAGAAATTTGGACTCTCCACAAGAGCTCCAAATAACTTGGATACAATAAGGTTGAGGTGACCCTATGAAGTGCCCCGTATGTGGTAGAGAATACGAGGAAATAATACCTCCTTTTTGTATTTGTGGGGCAGAGCTAGAGCTTACTTATGATTACTCTTCAATTGATGTCAAAAAGTGGAAAAGAAGAATTCCTGGGGTTTGGAGATACAAGGAACTTTTACCTCCTGTTAAGAAGATAATATCGCTAAGGGAGGGAGGGACCCCTCTATTAAAGGCTAGGATCAGTGAAAAACTTGGAGTTGATGTATATATAAAAGATGAGACCCGAAATCCTACCGGGTCCTTTCGAGATAGGCTTGCAACCGTTGCAGTGTCTTATGGATTACCTTATGCATCCAATGGATTTATAATAGCGAGTGATGGAAATGCCGCTGCTTCGGTGGCTGCTTATTCTGCAAGAGCAGAGAAAGAAGCTTTTGTTATAGTGCCCAGGAAGGTAGACAAAGGTAAACTAATCCAGATGATAGCTTTTGGGGCAAAGATAATAAGATATGGAGAGAGTGTTGATGATGCTATAGAATATGCGAGAGAAATCGCAAAACTGAATGGCCTCTATAATGTGACTCCCGAAGATAACATAATTGGACTTGAAGGCCAAAAAACTATAGCTTATGAGTTATGGGAGGAGATAAATCCAACTCATGTAATAGTTCCCACGGGGAGTGGAAGTTACTTATATTCAATATACAAAGGTTTCAAGGAACTTCTAGAAATTGGAGTTCTAAAGGAAATGCCCAAGTTAGTTGCAGTGCAAGTCGATAAGTGTAATCCGATAGCGGCCGAAATCTTGGGTATGGAAAAAGAGTGTAGGGAAATAAAGGCGTTGGGTTTATACGTCAGAAATCCGGTAATGAAATCAAGAGCCGTAAAGGCGATAAAGGAGACTAGAGGAACTGCCGTCATTGTACGTGAAGAGGAGATAGATGCTGGGGAAAAATTATTAGCAAATGAAGGAATATTTGCTGAACTATCATCGGCCGTAGTAATGCCTGCCCTCTTAAAGCTCGTTGAAAGCGAGTTTGTAGAAAAAGGAGATAAGGTTGTTTTAGTTGTTACTGGGTCTGGATTAAAAACAGGAGAAGGGGGCCGAGAAAAGTTTTCAATTGGTGGAACTAAGCTTGAAATACTCAAAATATTAAAGGATAGAGAAATGTATGCCTATGAGATATGGAAAGCTCTTGGCAAGCCTCTTAAATACCAAGCTGTTCACCAACACATTAGGGAGCTTCAGGATTTAGGTCTCATTGAAGAAGCTTACAGGAGAGGGAAAAGGATATATTATAAGTTAACCGAGAAAGGGGCTAGATTAGTTGAAAACTTAGAGTAGGAGGGGGCTGGATGAGGATAGTATTTGATATTGGGGGTTCAGTTCTAATACCTGATAATCCGGATGTTTCATTTATAAAAAAACTATCCTACGAGTTAATAAAAGTTAGTGAGGATCATGAAGTAGCAATTGTTGTGGGTGGTGGAAAAACAGCTAGAGAATATATAAGGGTTGCTACAGAGTTCAATGCGAGTGAGACCTTTAAGGACTATATAGGAATACAAATAACTAGGGCAAATGCAATGCTCTTGATTGCTGCCCTAAGAGAAAGGGCTTATCCTCAGGTAGTTGAAGACTTCTGGGAAGCTTGGAGGGCTATTCAGCTCAAGAAAATTCCAGTCATGGGAGGAACTCATCCTGGACATACTACTGATGCCGTATCAGCTCTTCTTGCTGAATTTTTGGGGGCAGATCTTCTAATTGTAGTTACTAATGTTGATGGGGTTTATACTGACGACCCTAAAAAGAACCCGAATGCTATGAAAATTCCTAAGATGAAAGCTGAAGAATTAGTAAGACTGGTAAGTGAAGGTGTCGAGAAAGCAGGAATGAGTACCGTTATTGATCCTTTAGCGGCTAAAGTAATATTGAGAAGTGGGATTAGGACTTACGTAATTGGAAAAGATGATGCTATGAAGATGTTTGAAGTCGTAAAAGGTAATCACAACGGCACGATTATAGAACCTTAATCACGATGAGTGATGTATAACTTTGGTCGTAAAATACTCACTATATTCCATGAACATTA
It encodes:
- the psmB gene encoding archaeal proteasome endopeptidase complex subunit beta, with amino-acid sequence MLHLTEKLKGTTTVGIVCKDGVVLAADKRASFGNMVYTKNVTKIHKIDEHLAIAGAGSVGDILNLVRVLRAEAKLYRANVGKPMSVKGLATLLANILNGTKYFPYSVWFLVGGYDDKPRVFSVDMVGGVTEDNYVAAGSGMEFAYSVLDSEYRENIGVKEGIKLAIKAINAATKRDVFSGDGILVVTITEEGYRELKNSELKTLLRQ
- a CDS encoding beta-CASP ribonuclease aCPSF1, giving the protein MIKRETQVDQILKDIRAIVSQMVPKEARITEIEFEGPELVIYVKNPEAIMKNGELIKDLAKVLKKRISIRPDPEVLLPPEEAEKMIYEIVPKEAEITNISFDPSVGEVLIEAKKPGLVIGKNGETLRLITQKVRWAPRVVRTPPLQSQTIYSIRQILQTESKDRRKFLRQVGRNIYRKPEYKSRWIRITGLGGFREVGRSALLVQTDESFVLVDFGVNVAAMNDPYKAFPHFDAPEFQYILKEGLLDAIIITHAHLDHSGMLPYLFRYNLFDGPIYTTPPTRDLMVLLQKDFIEIQQSNGQEPLYRPKDIKEVIKHTITLDYGEVRDISPDIRLTLHNAGHILGSAIVHLHIGNGLHNIAITGDFKFIPTRLLEPANAKFPRLETLIMESTYGGSNDIQMPREEAEKRLIEVIHQTIKRGGKVLIPAMAVGRAQEVMMVLEEYARIGGIDVPIYLDGMIWEATAIHTAYPEYLSRRLREQIFKEGYNPFLSEIFHPVANSRERQDIIDSKEPAIIIASSGMLVGGPSVEYFKQLAPDPKNSIIFVSYQAEGTLGRQVQNGAREIPMIGEEGRTEVIKVNMEVYTIDGFSGHADRRELMNYVAKVRPRPERVITVHGEPQKCLDLATSIHKKFGLSTRAPNNLDTIRLR
- a CDS encoding pyridoxal-phosphate dependent enzyme yields the protein MKCPVCGREYEEIIPPFCICGAELELTYDYSSIDVKKWKRRIPGVWRYKELLPPVKKIISLREGGTPLLKARISEKLGVDVYIKDETRNPTGSFRDRLATVAVSYGLPYASNGFIIASDGNAAASVAAYSARAEKEAFVIVPRKVDKGKLIQMIAFGAKIIRYGESVDDAIEYAREIAKLNGLYNVTPEDNIIGLEGQKTIAYELWEEINPTHVIVPTGSGSYLYSIYKGFKELLEIGVLKEMPKLVAVQVDKCNPIAAEILGMEKECREIKALGLYVRNPVMKSRAVKAIKETRGTAVIVREEEIDAGEKLLANEGIFAELSSAVVMPALLKLVESEFVEKGDKVVLVVTGSGLKTGEGGREKFSIGGTKLEILKILKDREMYAYEIWKALGKPLKYQAVHQHIRELQDLGLIEEAYRRGKRIYYKLTEKGARLVENLE
- the pyrH gene encoding UMP kinase; protein product: MRIVFDIGGSVLIPDNPDVSFIKKLSYELIKVSEDHEVAIVVGGGKTAREYIRVATEFNASETFKDYIGIQITRANAMLLIAALRERAYPQVVEDFWEAWRAIQLKKIPVMGGTHPGHTTDAVSALLAEFLGADLLIVVTNVDGVYTDDPKKNPNAMKIPKMKAEELVRLVSEGVEKAGMSTVIDPLAAKVILRSGIRTYVIGKDDAMKMFEVVKGNHNGTIIEP